A single region of the Hippoglossus hippoglossus isolate fHipHip1 chromosome 17, fHipHip1.pri, whole genome shotgun sequence genome encodes:
- the LOC117778035 gene encoding F-box-like/WD repeat-containing protein TBL1XR1 isoform X1 has protein sequence MSISSDEVNFLVYRYLQESGFSHSAFTFGIESHISQSNINGALVPPAALISIIQKGLQYVEAEVSINEDGTLFDGRPIESLSLIDAVMPDVVQTRQQAYRDKLAQQQQAAAGSCSGTGPQGGTKNGEGAANGEENGSHALANHLAEMMEDDRDVEIPQSKAMVLRGHESEVFICAWNPVNDLLASGSGDSTARIWNLSENSTGGSTQLVLRHCIREGGQDVPSNKDVTSLDWNSEGTLLATGSYDGFARIWTKDGNLASTLGQHKGPIFALKWNKKGNFILSAGVDKTTIIWDAHTGEAKQQFPFHSAPALDVDWQSNNTFASCSTDMCIHVCKLGQDRPVKTFQGHTNEVNAIKWDPTGSLLASCSDDMTLKIWSMKQDLCVHDLQAHNKEIYTIKWSPTGPGTNNPSANLMLASASFDSTVRLWDVERGVCIHTLTRHQEPVYSVAFSPDGRHLASGSFDKCVHIWNTQTGALVHSYRGTGGIFEVCWNATGDKVGASASDGSVCVLDLRK, from the exons ATGAGCATAAGCAGTGATGAGGTCAATTTCCTGGTTTACAGATACCTGCAAGAGTCGG GCTTCTCCCACTCGGCGTTCACCTTTGGCATAGAGAGCCACATCAGTCAGTCCAACATCAATGGAGCCCTGGTGCCCCCTGCTGCCCTCATCTCCATCATCCAGAAGGGCCTGCAGTATGTGGAGGCTGAAGTCAGCATCAATGAG GACGGAACCTTATTTGACGGGCGGCCCATCGAGTCGCTGTCCCTGATCGATGCCGTGATGCCAGATGTTGTGCAGACCAGACAGCAGGCCTACAGGGACAAGCtggcccagcagcagcaggcggcaGCAGGCAGTTGCAGCGGCACAGGACCCCAGGGAGGCACGAAGAACGGAGAGGGTGCCGCCAATGGGGAGGAAAACGGATCCCACGCCTTAGCCA ATCACCTCGCAGAGATGATGGAGGATGATCGAGATGTGGAGATCCCCCAGAGTAAAGCCATGGTCCTGAGGGGCCACGAGTCTGAAGTTTTCATCTGTGCCTGGAACCCAGTGAATGACCTCCTCGCCTCGGG GTCCGGAGACTCAACGGCACGGATCTGGAACCTGAGTGAGAACAGCACAGGTGGATCCACCCAGCTGGTCCTGAGGCACTGCATTCGGGAAGGAGGCCAGGATGTACCCAGCAACAAAGACGTCACCTCACTAGACtggaat aGTGAGGGAACGTTGCTAGCAACAGGTTCATATGATGGCTTTGCTAGAATATGGACAAAAGATG gTAACCTGGCCAGTACCCTGGGTCAACACAAAGGTCCTATATTTGCACTCAAGTGGAATAAGAAAGGAAACTTCATCCTCAGTGCTGGTGTTGACAAG ACGACAATTATTTGGGACGCACACACGGGAGAGGCAAAGCAACAATTTCCTTTCCACTCTG CACCTGCTCTGGACGTAGACTGGCAGAGCAACAACACGTTTGCCTCCTGCAGCACGGACATGTGTATCCATGTGTGTAAGCTGGGTCAGGACAGACCTGTCAAGACCTTCCAGGGACACACG AATGAGGTCAACGCCATCAAGTGGGATCCCACTGGCAGCTTGCTGGCCTCCTGCTCTGATGACATGACGCTCAAG ATCTGGAGTATGAAACAGGACTTGTGTGTACACGACCTCCAGGCTCACAATAAAGAAATCTACACAATCAAGTGGAGCCCCACAGGCCCCGGGACCAACAACCCCAGTGCGAACCTCATGTTGGCCAg CGCATCATTTGACTCAACAGTGCGTCTGTGGGACGTAGAGCGCGGCGTGTGTATCCACACGCTGACCCGCCACCAGGAGCCCGTCTACAGCGTCGCCTTCAGCCCTGATGGCAGGCATCTCGCCAGCGGCTCCTTCGACAAGTGTGTCCACATCTGGAACACTCAG aCGGGTGCTTTAGTTCACAGCTACCGGGGAACAGGAGGGATCTTTGAGGTGTGCTGGAACGCCACAGGGGACAAAGTAGGCGCCAGCGCGTCAGACGGATCG GTTTGTGTATTGGACCTGAGGAAATGA
- the LOC117778035 gene encoding F-box-like/WD repeat-containing protein TBL1XR1 isoform X2, whose amino-acid sequence MSISSDEVNFLVYRYLQESGFSHSAFTFGIESHISQSNINGALVPPAALISIIQKGLQYVEAEVSINEDGTLFDGRPIESLSLIDAVMPDVVQTRQQAYRDKLAQQQQAAAGSCSGTGPQGGTKNGEGAANGEENGSHALANHLAEMMEDDRDVEIPQSKAMVLRGHESEVFICAWNPVNDLLASGSGDSTARIWNLSENSTGGSTQLVLRHCIREGGQDVPSNKDVTSLDWNSEGTLLATGSYDGFARIWTKDGNLASTLGQHKGPIFALKWNKKGNFILSAGVDKTTIIWDAHTGEAKQQFPFHSAPALDVDWQSNNTFASCSTDMCIHVCKLGQDRPVKTFQGHTNEVNAIKWDPTGSLLASCSDDMTLKIWSMKQDLCVHDLQAHNKEIYTIKWSPTGPGTNNPSANLMLAR is encoded by the exons ATGAGCATAAGCAGTGATGAGGTCAATTTCCTGGTTTACAGATACCTGCAAGAGTCGG GCTTCTCCCACTCGGCGTTCACCTTTGGCATAGAGAGCCACATCAGTCAGTCCAACATCAATGGAGCCCTGGTGCCCCCTGCTGCCCTCATCTCCATCATCCAGAAGGGCCTGCAGTATGTGGAGGCTGAAGTCAGCATCAATGAG GACGGAACCTTATTTGACGGGCGGCCCATCGAGTCGCTGTCCCTGATCGATGCCGTGATGCCAGATGTTGTGCAGACCAGACAGCAGGCCTACAGGGACAAGCtggcccagcagcagcaggcggcaGCAGGCAGTTGCAGCGGCACAGGACCCCAGGGAGGCACGAAGAACGGAGAGGGTGCCGCCAATGGGGAGGAAAACGGATCCCACGCCTTAGCCA ATCACCTCGCAGAGATGATGGAGGATGATCGAGATGTGGAGATCCCCCAGAGTAAAGCCATGGTCCTGAGGGGCCACGAGTCTGAAGTTTTCATCTGTGCCTGGAACCCAGTGAATGACCTCCTCGCCTCGGG GTCCGGAGACTCAACGGCACGGATCTGGAACCTGAGTGAGAACAGCACAGGTGGATCCACCCAGCTGGTCCTGAGGCACTGCATTCGGGAAGGAGGCCAGGATGTACCCAGCAACAAAGACGTCACCTCACTAGACtggaat aGTGAGGGAACGTTGCTAGCAACAGGTTCATATGATGGCTTTGCTAGAATATGGACAAAAGATG gTAACCTGGCCAGTACCCTGGGTCAACACAAAGGTCCTATATTTGCACTCAAGTGGAATAAGAAAGGAAACTTCATCCTCAGTGCTGGTGTTGACAAG ACGACAATTATTTGGGACGCACACACGGGAGAGGCAAAGCAACAATTTCCTTTCCACTCTG CACCTGCTCTGGACGTAGACTGGCAGAGCAACAACACGTTTGCCTCCTGCAGCACGGACATGTGTATCCATGTGTGTAAGCTGGGTCAGGACAGACCTGTCAAGACCTTCCAGGGACACACG AATGAGGTCAACGCCATCAAGTGGGATCCCACTGGCAGCTTGCTGGCCTCCTGCTCTGATGACATGACGCTCAAG ATCTGGAGTATGAAACAGGACTTGTGTGTACACGACCTCCAGGCTCACAATAAAGAAATCTACACAATCAAGTGGAGCCCCACAGGCCCCGGGACCAACAACCCCAGTGCGAACCTCATGTTGGCCAggtaa